One window of Trichomycterus rosablanca isolate fTriRos1 unplaced genomic scaffold, fTriRos1.hap1 scaffold_152, whole genome shotgun sequence genomic DNA carries:
- the LOC134305861 gene encoding histone H3, with translation MARTKQTARKSTGGKAPRKQLATKAARKSAPATGGVKKPHRYRPGTVALREIRRYQKSTELLIRKLPFQRLVREIAQDFKTDLRFQSSAVMALQEASEAYLVGLFEDTNLCAIHAKRVTIMPKDIQLARRIRGERA, from the coding sequence ATGGCAAGAACCAAGCAGACCGCTCGTAAGTCCACCGGTGGTAAGGCGCCGAGGAAGCAGCTCGCCACTAAGGCTGCCCGCAAGAGCGCCCCGGCTACCGGCGGTGTGAAGAAACCTCACCGTTACAGGCCAGGTACCGTGGCTCTGCGTGAAATCCGCCGTTATCAGAAGTCCACTGAGCTGCTCATCCGCAAGCTGCCCTTCCAGCGCCTGGTTAGAGAGATCGCTCAGGACTTTAAGACCGATCTGCGCTTCCAGAGTTCTGCCGTCATGGCTCTGCAGGAGGCCAGTGAGGCTTACCTGGTCGGTCTGTTCGAGGACACCAACCTGTGCGCCATCCATGCCAAGAGGGTGACCATCATGCCTAAGGACATCCAGCTGGCCCGCCGTATTCGCGGAGAGCGTGCTTAA